TCGCTTCCTCCCGAACAGCGCGCCGCGGTGCAAAGCATGATGGGCTCGCAACTCTCGGCCCTCAAACAGCCGCAGCCCACAGCGAAACTCACCTGGAAAAAAGCGGCCTCGGGAGAGAAAATCTCCGACTGGACCTGCGACCGCTATGAAGGCCGGAAAGGCGAATCGCTGGAGGAGGAAGTCTGGACAACCCCAGTCGCATCCCTGGGAATTCCAACAACCGAGATGCAGACGTTCCAGAATTTTACGGCTTTTTTCTCGGACGTGTTTTCAAAATTTCTCCAGGGAGTCGGCAGCCATTTCCCTGCCTTCTCCAATTTAAAACTCGAGAAGGACGACGGCTTTGACGGTTTCCCTGTCAAGTCCGTCAGCTACAAGGACGGCAAGGCTTCTGAAATCTGGCAGGTGACACGGCTCGACAACAAACCGGTTGCGGTCACAAAATTCGCA
This DNA window, taken from Candidatus Methylacidiphilales bacterium, encodes the following:
- a CDS encoding DUF4412 domain-containing protein; translated protein: MNESLRFIALLLLTTALSVLAISGSQAATMEYENRPATGGDKKEAGCIFFGSDAVRVDNNDSDTPSSVIYQAETDVLLMLDHKNKTYTQTTKAELDKLAQKTSEALSAIDKQMASLPPEQRAAVQSMMGSQLSALKQPQPTAKLTWKKAASGEKISDWTCDRYEGRKGESLEEEVWTTPVASLGIPTTEMQTFQNFTAFFSDVFSKFLQGVGSHFPAFSNLKLEKDDGFDGFPVKSVSYKDGKASEIWQVTRLDNKPVAVTKFALPDGYKKEVLAVPGQW